A single window of Bacillota bacterium DNA harbors:
- a CDS encoding sugar ABC transporter substrate-binding protein, with protein MLTFTLFGCGQSTSETGADGKSKKKVTIGVFISNAGDPYFQNKSYGYIEAKNILESRYPDYEINVELYDAGGYEYSEKQISQIEDAIERKIDAIVITATNREALKPVIDRAMEAGIPVVNDDVLVKTKTTIEISENSYHVGQAVADFIARRLNGKGNIVMLKGPAGADLFMERARGAHDEFARYPGIKIIAEQWHPQNMVEARRVMEDFIQAHGKNINGVFAGGAVAAMAAADALKAAGFKPGEVVIASVDIHEENLKYLREGWITGLVPCQPIKLARLAVTYAFKAAIGEEVPKKIYTTDEFAVDKEGLEHFDLSDCMAPADWKPPLR; from the coding sequence GTGCTAACGTTTACCTTATTTGGATGTGGACAGTCAACGTCTGAAACGGGAGCAGATGGTAAGTCTAAGAAAAAAGTTACCATTGGTGTATTTATTTCAAATGCCGGCGATCCTTATTTCCAAAACAAGTCGTACGGGTATATCGAAGCCAAGAATATCCTGGAAAGCAGGTATCCGGATTATGAGATCAATGTTGAACTGTATGACGCCGGAGGCTACGAATACTCTGAGAAGCAAATCTCCCAAATTGAAGATGCAATCGAGCGCAAAATTGATGCCATCGTAATCACGGCAACCAACCGGGAAGCGCTCAAGCCTGTAATTGACAGGGCAATGGAAGCAGGCATTCCTGTTGTGAATGATGATGTTTTGGTTAAAACCAAGACGACAATTGAAATAAGTGAAAACAGCTATCATGTTGGCCAGGCTGTTGCAGATTTTATCGCGAGAAGATTAAATGGAAAAGGCAACATAGTAATGTTAAAGGGTCCTGCTGGCGCCGACCTCTTTATGGAAAGGGCGCGGGGGGCTCATGACGAGTTCGCGCGGTACCCCGGCATAAAAATCATTGCCGAGCAGTGGCATCCCCAGAACATGGTAGAGGCAAGACGCGTTATGGAAGATTTCATTCAGGCTCACGGGAAAAACATCAACGGTGTTTTTGCCGGGGGCGCGGTGGCTGCTATGGCAGCGGCGGATGCTCTGAAAGCGGCCGGATTTAAGCCGGGTGAAGTTGTTATTGCCTCGGTGGATATCCATGAGGAAAACTTAAAGTATCTGCGGGAAGGATGGATTACAGGCTTAGTACCCTGCCAGCCGATTAAGCTGGCGCGATTGGCTGTTACATATGCATTTAAGGCCGCGATTGGTGAAGAGGTGCCTAAAAAAATTTACACTACTGACGAGTTTGCAGTAGATAAGGAGGGGTTAGAACACTTTGATTTATCCGACTGTATGGCTCCTGCGGATTGGAAGCCCCCGCTACGATAA
- a CDS encoding ABC transporter permease has product MESTLQKVQNTPTFTFLRRIDWGELGVPIAVILLCIIFSFISPNFLTFDNLANVGRQSAALALVAWGMTLIIISAGIDLSAGSVVAFVSVVTATVIKSNGAAAGILAGLVIGTLFGLLNGVLIAKVKLPPFVVTLGTMSIARGAALTYTGGVPVFGLNSKFFAWLGSGNLIGIPVIILIAFLGLVVTYVILRYTKFGVYTYAIGGNETAAYWAGIPVDKYKVLIYTYGGFLTGLGGVLLAARVNSGQPLLGTGLELQAIAAVCIGGTSLFGGQGSIIGTLFGVILIGVLNNALNLLGISSFVQQIIIGITIIIAVLVSILRSRQY; this is encoded by the coding sequence ATGGAAAGCACGTTGCAAAAAGTACAAAATACACCCACTTTTACCTTTTTGCGAAGAATCGACTGGGGTGAGCTTGGCGTACCGATAGCTGTAATTTTGCTCTGCATTATATTCAGTTTCATTTCACCTAATTTTTTGACCTTCGACAATCTTGCAAATGTTGGTCGGCAAAGTGCAGCATTAGCTCTCGTGGCTTGGGGTATGACTCTAATCATTATCAGCGCGGGCATCGACCTTTCTGCAGGTTCAGTTGTCGCTTTTGTGAGCGTAGTCACGGCTACAGTTATAAAAAGCAACGGGGCTGCTGCTGGGATTTTGGCGGGCTTAGTTATAGGGACCCTTTTTGGACTTCTCAACGGCGTCTTGATTGCTAAAGTTAAACTTCCACCGTTTGTTGTAACACTTGGAACAATGTCTATTGCGCGTGGTGCGGCACTTACCTATACAGGAGGGGTCCCGGTTTTTGGTCTTAATTCGAAATTTTTTGCCTGGTTGGGAAGCGGTAATCTAATTGGTATTCCGGTCATAATACTTATTGCATTCCTCGGTCTGGTTGTGACTTACGTAATATTAAGGTACACCAAATTTGGGGTTTATACTTATGCCATTGGTGGGAATGAAACGGCAGCTTACTGGGCCGGGATTCCTGTCGACAAGTATAAGGTTTTGATTTATACCTACGGAGGCTTTTTAACCGGCTTAGGAGGAGTGCTATTAGCGGCAAGAGTGAACTCCGGCCAGCCACTGCTCGGTACAGGTCTTGAACTCCAGGCTATTGCAGCTGTCTGTATTGGTGGAACATCTCTCTTTGGTGGACAAGGCAGTATTATTGGAACTTTGTTCGGTGTTATCCTTATCGGTGTGCTTAATAATGCTCTCAACCTATTGGGGATTTCGAGCTTTGTTCAGCAGATCATTATCGGAATCACGATCATCATTGCCGTTCTGGTTAGCATTCTTCGTTCTCGCCAATATTAA
- a CDS encoding sugar ABC transporter ATP-binding protein, which translates to MVGEACNLVEARGITKVFPGVKALTDVDFELRAGEVMALVGENGAGKSTLIKIITGVYTPDAGSLFVNGAEVKQFSPSIAKKMGIGTVFQELSLVRDLTVEENIFLGSEFSHLGILDHKKRHQEALRYLEYIGAKIDPREKVANLSAAQQQFVEIAKALSQEPSILILDEPTDRLFSEEEMLLFDLLKRMKAEGKGIIYITHKLEEIPLIADRVTVLRDGKKVGVRNASEITQDEMIKMMTGRELDVLFPKEEIQIGKEVLRVENLCVGERLKDISFSVREGEILAVMGLVGAGRSILAKTLAGGIRYTSGKISFMGNPVEITSPIVAKGLGIAFAPEDRRSLSVILQRSVKENILTPSLRSWFLKHRDLDHTAWEYVRRLNIRTPSIFTRLANLSGGNQQKVVIARWLCSQSKLFIFDEPTQGIDVGSKAEIYGFIGELAKAGAAIILISSDMKEIVGLADRVIVMYKGTITSEFERKDFDEQKILSAAFGIQAKAS; encoded by the coding sequence ATGGTGGGCGAAGCTTGTAACTTGGTTGAAGCCCGTGGTATCACAAAAGTTTTTCCCGGTGTAAAAGCACTGACGGATGTTGATTTTGAACTTAGAGCGGGCGAGGTAATGGCCCTTGTGGGTGAAAACGGAGCTGGAAAATCTACTCTCATTAAGATCATTACAGGGGTATATACACCTGACGCCGGTAGTCTTTTTGTGAATGGCGCTGAAGTTAAGCAGTTTAGTCCCTCAATTGCAAAAAAAATGGGTATAGGAACAGTATTTCAGGAGTTGAGTTTGGTTCGAGATTTGACTGTTGAAGAAAACATTTTCTTAGGAAGCGAGTTTTCGCATCTTGGAATTCTCGACCACAAAAAAAGGCATCAAGAGGCTCTCAGATATTTGGAATACATTGGTGCCAAGATTGATCCGAGGGAAAAGGTTGCAAACTTGAGTGCCGCCCAACAACAGTTTGTTGAGATCGCTAAGGCCCTTTCTCAGGAGCCATCGATTCTTATCCTTGATGAGCCGACTGACCGCTTATTTAGTGAAGAGGAAATGCTTTTATTCGATCTCCTGAAGCGCATGAAAGCCGAGGGTAAGGGAATCATCTACATTACGCATAAGCTGGAGGAAATTCCTTTAATTGCGGATCGGGTAACAGTACTCCGCGACGGTAAAAAGGTAGGAGTTAGAAATGCTTCTGAGATTACCCAGGACGAAATGATCAAAATGATGACCGGACGTGAGCTTGATGTGCTCTTCCCCAAAGAAGAGATTCAGATTGGTAAAGAGGTTTTGAGGGTCGAAAATCTTTGTGTGGGTGAACGTTTAAAAGATATTAGTTTCAGCGTTCGTGAGGGCGAAATTCTGGCTGTGATGGGCCTGGTAGGGGCCGGAAGATCTATTTTGGCAAAAACACTGGCCGGCGGGATACGCTATACCTCAGGGAAGATCTCTTTTATGGGCAATCCCGTTGAGATCACCTCCCCTATAGTTGCCAAGGGTTTGGGAATTGCTTTTGCTCCCGAGGACCGCCGGAGCCTGAGTGTTATTTTACAGCGCTCCGTCAAGGAGAATATTTTGACACCTTCGTTGCGCTCCTGGTTTCTCAAACACCGGGATTTAGACCATACCGCTTGGGAGTACGTGCGCAGGCTCAATATCCGTACGCCGTCGATTTTTACCAGACTGGCTAACCTGAGCGGGGGGAATCAGCAGAAAGTCGTGATTGCCCGTTGGCTGTGTTCCCAATCCAAACTATTTATCTTTGATGAGCCGACCCAGGGTATTGACGTTGGGAGCAAGGCCGAAATTTACGGCTTTATCGGAGAACTGGCCAAGGCGGGGGCCGCGATTATCCTAATTTCGTCCGATATGAAGGAAATTGTTGGTTTGGCGGACAGAGTGATCGTGATGTATAAGGGGACTATTACGAGCGAATTTGAACGCAAAGATTTTGATGAACAAAAAATTCTTTCTGCTGCTTTTGGAATTCAAGCAAAAGCGAGTTAG
- a CDS encoding aminopeptidase P family protein produces the protein MNIWARGPMQADFEERIDFNKMRAKRCEKVRQVMEQEGIDALFLWRDENVRYLTSLRVLMLQFRSSTTYGVLITKDAGPILFMSSAEVVRAKEVMPWIEEFYSIPIMDEEGLVERVVVDKVVPLFKKYGIEQGRVGVDCLTFAQRKAFEKFLPNVEWVDGQMPIQRARMKKLPEEVAIIAEATAIADAVTQTAIEAVRPGVRECEVAGEAMRTMYRLGAEFGHTAVPFVASGERMAPPTRFNTDKLIRNGDIVFIDIGAFWNGMFSDIGRTVICGKPHPQQKRVYRTVYEALMKGIEVMRPGTRCSEVANIFKKVAGKYGLENSFIDLFIGHGVGCAPAEPPFLGETQPGAEDTVLEEGMVLAMEPLIWIPDIPGGAGVRIEDLIYISSEGPVVLSRVGYDEKLLD, from the coding sequence ATGAACATCTGGGCAAGAGGCCCCATGCAGGCCGATTTTGAGGAACGCATCGATTTTAACAAAATGCGCGCCAAACGCTGTGAAAAGGTCCGCCAGGTTATGGAGCAAGAAGGGATAGATGCCCTTTTCCTCTGGAGGGACGAGAACGTCAGGTATCTCACCTCTTTACGAGTCCTGATGCTCCAGTTTCGCTCTTCCACAACATACGGCGTTTTGATTACAAAGGATGCGGGTCCCATCCTTTTCATGAGCAGCGCCGAAGTTGTCAGGGCTAAAGAAGTTATGCCCTGGATCGAGGAATTTTACTCGATCCCCATTATGGACGAAGAGGGCTTGGTAGAACGGGTTGTTGTCGACAAAGTTGTGCCCCTGTTCAAAAAATATGGGATTGAACAAGGAAGAGTAGGGGTTGACTGCCTTACATTTGCCCAGAGGAAGGCCTTTGAAAAATTTCTGCCCAACGTTGAATGGGTGGACGGACAGATGCCTATCCAGCGCGCCAGAATGAAAAAACTTCCGGAGGAAGTGGCAATTATCGCCGAAGCCACTGCCATTGCAGATGCCGTTACTCAGACCGCTATTGAAGCCGTTAGGCCCGGCGTTAGAGAGTGTGAAGTTGCAGGTGAGGCGATGCGGACAATGTACCGCCTTGGAGCAGAGTTCGGCCACACCGCTGTCCCTTTCGTCGCCTCAGGCGAACGCATGGCACCACCGACCCGTTTTAACACCGACAAGTTAATCCGAAACGGTGATATTGTCTTCATTGACATTGGGGCATTTTGGAACGGTATGTTCAGCGATATCGGCAGGACGGTTATCTGCGGGAAGCCCCATCCCCAGCAAAAGCGGGTTTACCGGACTGTTTATGAGGCCTTAATGAAAGGAATTGAGGTAATGCGCCCCGGAACTAGGTGTTCGGAGGTAGCAAACATCTTTAAAAAGGTTGCAGGCAAATACGGCTTGGAGAACTCCTTCATAGACCTGTTTATAGGCCATGGTGTAGGGTGCGCTCCGGCCGAACCGCCATTCCTCGGGGAAACCCAGCCAGGTGCCGAAGATACGGTGCTTGAAGAGGGTATGGTACTTGCCATGGAACCGCTCATCTGGATTCCTGACATTCCCGGAGGTGCCGGAGTGAGAATCGAAGATTTGATTTACATCAGCTCCGAAGGCCCTGTTGTCTTATCACGGGTTGGCTATGATGAAAAACTTCTGGATTAA